From Candidatus Zixiibacteriota bacterium, one genomic window encodes:
- a CDS encoding YbaB/EbfC family nucleoid-associated protein translates to MGKGGLGDMMKQFQKMQVRMEEIQKELEQLTVEGTAGGGMVKVVANGKQDIMEVKIDPEVVNPDDIDMLQDLIVAAVNQARQKAQELQADKMSELTGGLNLPGMNLPF, encoded by the coding sequence ATGGGTAAAGGTGGACTGGGCGACATGATGAAACAGTTCCAGAAGATGCAGGTCAGGATGGAGGAAATTCAGAAGGAACTGGAACAACTGACGGTGGAGGGTACCGCCGGCGGCGGGATGGTGAAAGTGGTCGCCAACGGCAAACAGGATATCATGGAGGTGAAAATCGACCCCGAGGTGGTTAATCCTGATGATATCGACATGCTGCAGGATTTGATTGTCGCCGCGGTCAACCAGGCCCGCCAAAAAGCCCAGGAACTGCAGGCGGATAAGATGTCGGAACTGACCGGCGGTCTGAACCTGCCGGGGATGAATCTTCCCTTTTAG